In a single window of the Caulobacter soli genome:
- a CDS encoding MFS transporter, translating into MNQGDRQRAAWALYEWAQQPYWALIATFIFTPYFAAGFVGDAARGQSLLGYAGAVSGLLIAVFSPLVGASVDARRNPRIWLVGLAVPFVLASAALWMAAPGDASRVLPILICLVVAGVSAELSGSVMNALLPLVAKPGQVGRLSGSAWALAYVGALITLFVVLLCFSLPKVPMLGLSKALHEPDRIVGPLVAVWFLLFSWPLMVMAPQPPKIAGQKPLAELWATLRSLPGKPWMLRFLIGRMLVGDGISSFIAFGGVLAAGLFGWTTTQLGLYAIALSVMAGIGTFIGGRVDQKLGSKTTVLIAAGVVLFGAFGIGLVGRDSLAFVIKVAAPVAGGGLFASLPERVFLGFSLFVGLTFGPAQASLRAWMAQLAPAGESGRWFGLYALSGKATAFMAPLVIAVGTRVVGDQRIAVAVSALFLATGAVVLARVPRQGPDAALIA; encoded by the coding sequence ATGAACCAAGGTGATCGGCAGCGGGCGGCTTGGGCGCTCTATGAGTGGGCCCAGCAGCCCTATTGGGCGCTGATCGCCACCTTCATCTTCACCCCCTATTTCGCCGCCGGGTTCGTCGGCGATGCGGCGCGAGGCCAGAGTCTGCTGGGCTATGCCGGCGCGGTCTCTGGCCTGCTGATCGCGGTGTTCAGTCCGCTGGTCGGGGCCAGCGTCGACGCGCGGCGCAATCCGCGCATCTGGCTGGTGGGCCTGGCCGTGCCGTTCGTCCTGGCCAGCGCCGCCCTCTGGATGGCTGCGCCGGGCGACGCCAGCCGCGTGCTGCCGATCCTGATCTGCCTGGTCGTGGCCGGGGTCTCGGCCGAGCTCAGCGGCTCGGTGATGAACGCCCTGCTGCCCCTGGTCGCCAAGCCCGGTCAGGTGGGGCGGCTGTCGGGCTCGGCCTGGGCCCTGGCCTATGTCGGGGCGCTGATCACCCTGTTCGTCGTCTTGCTATGTTTCTCGCTGCCCAAGGTTCCGATGCTGGGCTTGTCCAAGGCCCTGCACGAGCCCGATCGCATCGTCGGGCCGCTGGTGGCCGTATGGTTCCTGCTCTTCTCATGGCCCCTGATGGTGATGGCGCCCCAGCCGCCCAAGATCGCTGGCCAGAAGCCGTTGGCCGAACTGTGGGCCACGCTGCGGTCGCTGCCGGGCAAGCCGTGGATGCTGCGCTTTCTCATCGGGCGGATGCTGGTGGGCGACGGCATTTCCAGCTTCATCGCCTTCGGCGGCGTGCTGGCCGCCGGGCTGTTCGGCTGGACCACCACCCAACTGGGCCTCTACGCCATCGCCCTTTCGGTGATGGCCGGGATCGGCACCTTCATCGGCGGTCGGGTGGACCAGAAACTGGGCTCCAAGACCACGGTGCTGATCGCCGCCGGGGTGGTGCTGTTCGGGGCGTTCGGGATCGGGCTGGTGGGACGCGACAGCCTGGCCTTCGTGATCAAGGTCGCGGCGCCGGTGGCCGGCGGCGGCCTGTTCGCCAGCCTGCCCGAGCGGGTGTTCCTGGGCTTTTCGCTGTTCGTCGGCCTGACCTTCGGGCCTGCCCAGGCCAGTTTGCGCGCCTGGATGGCCCAGCTGGCGCCGGCGGGCGAGAGCGGGCGGTGGTTCGGGCTCTACGCCCTGTCGGGCAAGGCCACGGCCTTCATGGCGCCGCTGGTCATCGCCGTCGGCACCCGAGTGGTCGGCGACCAGCGCATCGCGGTGGCCGTCTCGGCCCTGTTCCTGGCCACCGGCGCGGTGGTTCTGGCCCGGGTGCCCCGCCAGGGACCGGACGCCGCGCTGATCGCATAA
- a CDS encoding phosphomannomutase/phosphoglucomutase, giving the protein MFSKPRADLVPNTAAYENEPLVKATGFREYDARWLFGPDINLLGVQALGLGLGTYIHELGLSKIVVGHDFRSYSSSIKNALILGLISAGCEVHDIGLALSPTAYFAQFDLDIPCVAMVTASHNENGWTGVKMGAQKPLTFGPDEMGRLRDIVLGGAFVERDGGKLIRVEGEAERFIADVAKRAQITRPLKVVAACGNGTAGAFAVDALQRMGVADVVGMDVELDYTFPKYNPNPEDVEMLHSMAAAVREHGADLAFGFDGDGDRCGVVDDEGEEIFADKIGLMLARDLAPLNPGATFVVDVKSTGLYATDPILAANGCKVIYWKTGHSYIKRKSAELGALAGFEKSGHFFMNGDLGYGYDCGLTAAAAILAMLDRNPGVKLSDMRKALPVAFTSLTMSPHCGDEVKYGVVADVVKEYEDLFAAGGSILGRKITEVITVNGVRVHLDDGSWVLVRASSNKPEIVVVVESTQSADDMRALFRQEVKPRLGDRVGKYNQEI; this is encoded by the coding sequence ATGTTCTCCAAGCCCCGCGCCGATCTCGTTCCGAATACCGCCGCCTATGAGAACGAACCCTTGGTCAAGGCGACCGGGTTCCGGGAATATGACGCGCGCTGGCTGTTCGGACCCGACATCAACCTGCTGGGCGTGCAGGCCCTGGGTCTGGGTCTTGGGACCTATATCCACGAACTGGGCCTGTCGAAGATCGTGGTCGGCCACGACTTCCGCTCCTATTCCAGCTCGATCAAGAACGCCCTGATCCTGGGCCTGATCAGCGCCGGTTGCGAGGTTCACGACATCGGCCTGGCCCTGTCGCCCACCGCCTACTTCGCCCAGTTCGACCTGGACATCCCTTGCGTGGCCATGGTCACCGCCAGCCATAACGAGAACGGCTGGACCGGCGTGAAGATGGGCGCCCAAAAGCCGCTGACCTTCGGTCCCGACGAGATGGGCCGCCTGCGCGACATCGTGCTGGGCGGAGCCTTCGTCGAGCGTGATGGCGGCAAGCTGATCCGGGTCGAGGGCGAGGCCGAGCGCTTCATCGCCGACGTCGCCAAGCGCGCCCAGATCACCCGCCCCCTGAAGGTCGTCGCCGCCTGCGGCAACGGCACGGCCGGCGCCTTCGCGGTCGACGCCCTGCAGCGCATGGGCGTCGCCGACGTGGTCGGCATGGATGTCGAGCTCGACTACACCTTCCCCAAGTACAATCCGAACCCTGAAGACGTCGAGATGCTGCACTCGATGGCCGCCGCCGTCCGTGAGCACGGCGCGGACCTGGCCTTCGGCTTCGACGGCGACGGCGACCGCTGCGGCGTGGTCGACGACGAGGGCGAGGAGATCTTCGCCGACAAGATCGGCCTGATGCTGGCCCGCGACCTGGCCCCGCTGAACCCCGGCGCGACCTTCGTGGTCGACGTCAAGTCCACGGGCCTCTACGCCACCGACCCGATCCTGGCCGCCAACGGCTGCAAGGTGATCTACTGGAAGACCGGCCACAGCTACATCAAGCGCAAGAGCGCCGAGCTGGGCGCCCTGGCCGGCTTCGAGAAGAGCGGCCACTTCTTCATGAACGGCGACCTGGGCTACGGCTACGACTGCGGCCTGACCGCGGCCGCCGCCATCCTGGCCATGCTGGACCGCAACCCCGGCGTGAAGCTGTCGGACATGCGCAAGGCCCTGCCGGTGGCCTTCACCTCGCTGACCATGAGCCCGCACTGCGGCGACGAGGTGAAGTACGGCGTCGTCGCCGACGTGGTGAAGGAATACGAGGACCTGTTCGCCGCCGGCGGCTCGATCCTGGGCCGCAAGATCACCGAGGTGATCACCGTCAACGGCGTGCGCGTGCACCTCGACGATGGCTCGTGGGTGCTGGTCCGCGCCTCGTCCAACAAGCCCGAGATCGTGGTCGTGGTCGAAAGCACCCAGTCGGCCGACGACATGCGGGCCCTGTTCCGCCAGGAAGTGAAGCCGCGCCTGGGCGACCGGGTCGGCAAGTACAACCAGGAAATCTGA
- a CDS encoding heparinase II/III family protein, which produces MEGAPATGSARKSSALAGGPKARGRAKPPKGLFFKALSASIKGNLEREWFGSPPHRAAISSPRPVGLAAHPHDPRPVDPERGRQLLDGVMALDGGALRLGETGDPFDQPSPTRQFATALHGFDWLPHLMAAGPGSARLALRLLQDWRRVFGTWNAFSWSGERLERRTFHLACAARALSPEASDAEISAMALDIARGARQLLKASDAPHRRLERAVVVTIAGCALTGKASDRLMAQGLKRVSALLDAIVLPDGGHASRSPEAGLELLFDLLTLDDALGQRGRPPPEPLTRAIDRLSSSVRFFTLADGHLAAFQGGEAVEPKRIAAALAHDDHGPRPPQTAPHVGYQKMQGGSIQVMADAGPPATGMLSVAACAQPAAVEIVCGKDRLITSCGWSPEATGANAFRLSDAASTLSVGDGSAGRPLSGWRSEALGPWLIDGAVDVDIKRHDADIGVWLDIQHDGWRRLGLTHARRLYLDLKADELRGEDSLIPIGAANADGPRRYLPFSATFHLHPDARASLARDGKSVLIKGASNVGWWLRNDAVDVSIAPSAYFDHGHARRAGAIVLKSQVRPEKGAKIRWKLVRAADH; this is translated from the coding sequence ATGGAGGGGGCTCCCGCGACAGGTTCCGCCCGCAAGTCCTCCGCCCTGGCCGGCGGCCCTAAAGCCCGTGGGCGAGCCAAGCCGCCGAAGGGCCTGTTCTTCAAGGCCTTGAGCGCGTCGATCAAGGGCAACCTCGAACGCGAATGGTTCGGCTCGCCGCCGCATCGCGCCGCGATCAGCAGCCCGCGCCCGGTCGGCCTCGCCGCCCATCCCCACGACCCCCGTCCGGTCGATCCCGAACGCGGCCGCCAGTTGCTGGACGGTGTGATGGCCCTGGACGGCGGCGCCTTGCGGCTGGGCGAGACCGGCGACCCGTTCGACCAGCCCAGCCCGACGCGCCAGTTCGCCACCGCCCTGCACGGCTTCGACTGGCTGCCGCACCTGATGGCGGCCGGCCCGGGCTCGGCGCGCCTGGCCCTGCGGCTGCTGCAGGACTGGCGGCGGGTGTTCGGAACCTGGAACGCCTTCTCGTGGAGCGGCGAGCGGCTGGAGCGGCGCACGTTCCACCTGGCCTGCGCGGCCCGCGCCCTGTCGCCCGAAGCCTCCGACGCCGAGATCTCGGCCATGGCGCTGGACATCGCCCGCGGCGCCCGCCAGCTGCTCAAGGCCTCGGACGCCCCTCACCGCCGGCTGGAGCGGGCCGTGGTCGTGACGATCGCCGGCTGCGCCCTGACCGGCAAGGCCAGCGACCGGCTGATGGCCCAAGGCCTCAAACGGGTCAGCGCCCTGCTCGACGCCATCGTCCTGCCCGACGGCGGCCACGCCAGCCGCTCGCCCGAGGCGGGGCTGGAGCTGCTGTTCGACCTGCTGACCCTGGACGACGCCCTGGGCCAGCGCGGCCGCCCGCCGCCCGAGCCGCTGACCCGCGCCATCGACCGTCTGAGCTCCTCGGTGCGGTTCTTCACCCTGGCCGACGGCCACCTGGCGGCCTTCCAGGGCGGCGAAGCGGTCGAGCCCAAGCGGATCGCCGCGGCCCTGGCCCATGACGACCACGGCCCGCGCCCGCCCCAGACCGCGCCCCACGTCGGCTATCAGAAGATGCAGGGCGGCAGCATCCAGGTGATGGCCGACGCCGGTCCGCCCGCCACGGGCATGCTCAGCGTCGCCGCCTGCGCCCAGCCGGCCGCCGTCGAGATCGTCTGCGGCAAGGACCGGCTGATCACCAGCTGCGGCTGGAGCCCCGAGGCGACCGGCGCCAACGCCTTCCGTCTGTCCGACGCCGCCTCGACCCTGTCGGTGGGCGACGGTTCGGCCGGACGCCCCCTGTCGGGCTGGCGCTCCGAGGCCCTGGGCCCCTGGTTGATCGACGGGGCCGTCGATGTCGACATCAAGCGCCACGACGCCGACATCGGCGTCTGGCTGGACATCCAGCATGACGGCTGGCGGCGTCTGGGCCTGACCCACGCCCGCCGCCTCTATCTGGACCTCAAGGCCGACGAACTGCGCGGCGAGGACAGCCTGATCCCGATCGGCGCGGCCAACGCCGACGGCCCGCGCCGCTACCTGCCGTTCTCGGCGACGTTCCACCTGCACCCCGACGCCCGCGCCTCCCTGGCCCGCGACGGCAAGAGCGTACTGATCAAGGGCGCGTCCAATGTCGGCTGGTGGCTGAGGAACGACGCGGTCGACGTGAGCATCGCGCCCTCGGCCTATTTCGATCACGGCCATGCCCGCCGGGCCGGGGCCATCGTGCTCAAGAGCCAGGTCCGCCCTGAAAAGGGCGCCAAGATCCGCTGGAAGCTGGTTCGGGCGGCCGACCACTAG
- a CDS encoding PAS domain S-box protein — MTNLAALQPILRTAIDPVVVMDVRGVILDWSPRAEAAFGWTHAEVLGRGLIEVLAPLRHQAAYREILVKRLAAGEPPAARQQSQLMAVRKDGVEIPIEVSLAAFGEPGAGVFLGFIRDITDRVEVHDRLAASEARFRAAIGAVDGILWTNDASGRMVGDQPGWASLTGQTFDQYQAFGWADAVHPDDAGPTVEAWNTAVAQGGPFNFEHRVRRQDGVWRDFAIRAVAVLEADGSIREWIGVHTDITERKRAEERLRESESRFRAMADSAPAPVWMTSIEGGITFANEAFAEFAGVDAKALLGDAWIGLIHPEDLAGVGAKRAAARDAPEGPRAYGFEARFLCAGGIYRWMVANARPQIDARGQFQGYIGMAMDMTETKVAEARQRLLINELNHRVKNTLASIQSIARQTLRPDETPVHVRERLIDRLLAMSAAHDVLTRESWEGAGLEEIVLQGIAPFVDDQEPDRIAISGPSLRVGASTALSLALAVHELATNASKYGALSTPAGKVVIAWEPTGPDGAILTWTERDGPPVRTPERKGFGTRLLHRGVAADLGGQPKLTFAVEGVRAVLPVRLA, encoded by the coding sequence ATGACGAACCTCGCCGCTCTGCAGCCCATCTTACGAACCGCGATCGATCCGGTCGTGGTGATGGACGTCCGGGGCGTCATTCTCGACTGGAGTCCTCGCGCCGAGGCGGCCTTCGGCTGGACTCACGCCGAGGTTCTGGGCCGGGGCCTGATCGAGGTGCTGGCGCCGCTGCGCCACCAGGCGGCCTACCGCGAGATCCTGGTCAAGCGCCTGGCCGCCGGCGAACCACCGGCCGCGCGCCAGCAGTCGCAACTGATGGCGGTGCGCAAGGACGGGGTCGAGATCCCGATCGAAGTGTCTCTGGCCGCGTTCGGCGAGCCCGGCGCCGGCGTGTTCCTCGGCTTCATTCGCGACATCACCGACCGCGTCGAGGTCCACGACCGCCTGGCCGCCAGCGAGGCGCGCTTCCGGGCCGCGATCGGGGCGGTGGACGGCATCCTGTGGACCAACGACGCCTCGGGCCGGATGGTCGGCGACCAGCCCGGCTGGGCCAGCCTGACCGGCCAGACCTTCGACCAGTACCAGGCTTTCGGCTGGGCCGACGCGGTCCATCCCGACGACGCCGGGCCGACCGTCGAGGCCTGGAACACCGCCGTCGCCCAGGGCGGTCCGTTCAACTTCGAGCATCGGGTGCGCCGACAGGACGGCGTCTGGCGCGACTTCGCGATCCGCGCCGTGGCGGTGCTGGAGGCCGACGGCTCGATTCGCGAATGGATCGGCGTGCACACCGACATCACCGAGCGCAAACGGGCCGAGGAGCGTCTGCGCGAGAGCGAGTCGCGTTTCCGGGCCATGGCCGATTCCGCGCCCGCCCCAGTCTGGATGACCTCGATTGAAGGCGGGATCACCTTCGCCAACGAAGCCTTCGCGGAATTCGCCGGCGTCGACGCGAAGGCTCTGCTGGGCGATGCGTGGATCGGCCTGATCCATCCGGAGGACCTCGCCGGGGTCGGCGCCAAGCGCGCGGCGGCTCGCGACGCGCCGGAGGGTCCCCGCGCCTACGGATTCGAGGCGCGGTTCCTGTGCGCCGGCGGCATCTATCGCTGGATGGTCGCCAACGCCCGCCCGCAGATCGACGCCCGAGGCCAGTTCCAGGGCTATATCGGCATGGCCATGGACATGACCGAGACCAAGGTCGCCGAGGCCCGCCAGCGCCTGCTGATCAACGAGCTCAATCACCGGGTCAAGAACACCCTGGCCTCGATCCAGTCGATCGCCCGCCAGACCCTGCGGCCCGACGAAACCCCGGTGCATGTGCGCGAGCGGCTGATCGACCGGCTGCTGGCGATGTCGGCCGCCCACGACGTGCTCACCCGCGAAAGCTGGGAAGGCGCGGGGCTGGAGGAGATCGTCCTTCAGGGCATCGCCCCCTTCGTCGACGACCAGGAGCCGGACCGGATCGCGATCAGCGGCCCCAGCCTACGGGTGGGGGCGAGCACCGCCCTGTCCCTGGCCCTGGCCGTGCACGAACTGGCCACCAACGCATCGAAATACGGCGCCCTGTCGACCCCGGCCGGCAAGGTGGTCATCGCCTGGGAGCCGACAGGACCGGACGGCGCGATCCTGACCTGGACCGAGCGCGACGGACCGCCGGTGCGGACCCCGGAACGCAAGGGCTTCGGCACCCGGCTGCTACATCGCGGCGTGGCGGCCGACCTGGGCGGTCAACCCAAGCTGACCTTCGCCGTCGAGGGGGTGCGCGCGGTGCTACCGGTGCGGCTGGCCTGA
- a CDS encoding dienelactone hydrolase family protein: protein MLSADWGAKVAAASKVFKPSGPGPFPVALILHGCGGKTPFLETYAQVAVDAGWAAVVVDSLKPRGMSTLDGKLFVCTGVALQGLKRSGDIFAMLAWLESQPWADAEHVFLAGWSHGGWSIMDGYAIGQNAARATGLADADPLKLRTRVKGALLVYPYAAYPSLTSSRGWGVEEFTSLKVFSVVGGKDQVVGWKHPQKALERLKRDGLAVDTVFYPDATHAFDDDRANDPRARYRPDLFTQTQAYFAKALEVVRAA from the coding sequence ATGCTCAGCGCCGATTGGGGAGCCAAGGTCGCCGCCGCCTCGAAGGTCTTCAAGCCTTCGGGGCCCGGCCCCTTCCCGGTGGCGCTGATCCTGCACGGCTGCGGCGGCAAGACGCCCTTCCTTGAGACCTACGCCCAGGTCGCCGTCGACGCGGGCTGGGCGGCCGTGGTGGTCGACAGCCTCAAGCCGCGCGGCATGTCGACCCTGGACGGCAAGCTGTTCGTCTGCACGGGCGTGGCGTTGCAAGGCCTCAAGCGCTCGGGCGACATCTTCGCCATGCTGGCCTGGCTGGAGAGCCAGCCCTGGGCCGACGCCGAGCACGTGTTCCTGGCCGGCTGGAGCCATGGCGGCTGGTCGATCATGGACGGCTACGCCATCGGCCAGAACGCCGCCCGCGCCACCGGGCTCGCCGACGCCGATCCGCTGAAATTGCGCACTCGGGTCAAGGGCGCCCTGCTGGTCTATCCGTACGCGGCCTATCCGTCCCTGACCTCCAGCCGGGGCTGGGGCGTCGAGGAATTCACGAGCCTGAAGGTGTTCTCCGTCGTCGGCGGCAAGGATCAGGTGGTCGGCTGGAAACACCCCCAGAAAGCGCTCGAGCGCCTCAAGCGCGACGGCCTGGCGGTGGACACGGTCTTCTATCCGGACGCCACCCACGCCTTCGACGACGATCGCGCCAACGACCCGCGCGCCCGCTATCGCCCGGATCTCTTTACCCAGACCCAGGCCTATTTCGCCAAGGCCCTCGAGGTCGTGCGCGCGGCCTAA
- a CDS encoding DUF418 domain-containing protein has translation MVKDRIVLLDSLRGLAVLGILLCNIPISAQPHSVATSLTLWPLGMAPASVAVWWITQVFFQQKFYSMFAMLFGASILMVGGEGGDAERRRILILRLVSLLAIGLFHGFVIWQGDVLNTYAVVGLLAMWARSWSPKRLLQAGVAVHLSLSVWSAWKLLKHAAEGGGDPSSAEMAKFLAGVQADSAQYAGTFQQSFVQNAKDFWDFTFDSFVSWPQTWPILVLSLILIGMGLYKLGVLSGKAPTGVYQGLIGAGLGALAIVGLAETIYMLLPSHPWAPRALARWLQSATAPVVNLGYVGLMVLAMRSRLWKAIPAVLAPVGQMAFTNYLTQSILMTTLLYGGRGPGLYGKVDRPFLAGAVATIWLIQILWSRWWMARFTMGPLEWLWRLAYRGPMPLRRAPEAAPVAA, from the coding sequence ATGGTCAAGGATCGTATCGTTCTGCTGGACTCCCTGCGGGGTCTGGCGGTCCTGGGCATCTTGCTGTGCAACATTCCGATCTCGGCCCAGCCGCATTCGGTGGCCACCAGCCTGACCTTGTGGCCCTTGGGCATGGCGCCGGCCTCGGTGGCCGTCTGGTGGATCACCCAGGTGTTCTTCCAGCAGAAGTTCTACTCGATGTTCGCCATGCTGTTCGGCGCCTCGATCCTGATGGTCGGCGGCGAGGGCGGTGATGCGGAGCGGCGAAGAATCCTGATCCTGCGCCTGGTCAGCCTGCTGGCCATCGGCCTGTTCCATGGCTTCGTGATCTGGCAGGGCGATGTGCTCAACACCTATGCGGTGGTCGGCCTGCTGGCCATGTGGGCGCGCTCGTGGTCGCCCAAGCGCCTGCTGCAGGCCGGCGTGGCCGTGCACCTGTCGCTGTCGGTGTGGAGCGCCTGGAAACTACTCAAGCACGCGGCCGAGGGCGGCGGCGATCCGTCGTCGGCCGAGATGGCCAAGTTCCTGGCCGGGGTGCAGGCCGACAGCGCCCAATACGCCGGAACCTTCCAGCAGTCGTTCGTCCAGAACGCCAAGGACTTCTGGGACTTCACCTTCGACTCGTTCGTCAGTTGGCCGCAGACCTGGCCGATCCTGGTGCTGTCGCTGATCCTGATCGGCATGGGCCTCTACAAGCTGGGCGTCCTCAGCGGCAAGGCCCCGACCGGGGTCTACCAGGGCCTGATCGGCGCGGGTCTGGGCGCCTTGGCGATCGTCGGCCTGGCCGAGACGATCTACATGCTGCTGCCCAGCCATCCGTGGGCGCCGCGCGCCCTGGCCCGCTGGCTGCAGAGCGCCACGGCCCCGGTCGTCAACCTGGGCTATGTGGGCCTGATGGTCCTGGCCATGCGGTCGAGGCTCTGGAAGGCGATCCCGGCCGTCCTGGCCCCGGTCGGCCAGATGGCCTTCACCAACTATCTGACCCAGTCGATCCTGATGACGACGCTGCTGTACGGCGGCCGGGGGCCAGGTCTCTACGGCAAGGTCGACCGGCCGTTCCTGGCCGGCGCGGTGGCGACGATCTGGCTGATCCAGATCCTGTGGTCGCGCTGGTGGATGGCGCGCTTCACCATGGGACCGCTGGAGTGGCTGTGGCGGCTGGCCTATCGCGGGCCCATGCCTCTGCGCCGCGCGCCCGAGGCGGCGCCGGTCGCCGCCTAA
- a CDS encoding transglutaminase-like cysteine peptidase: MSQQNPNRRGAIQGLLLVVGSLSAVAGPALSQTRRDGPWLITKTDYPPRLKARLVALEQGWTATDVVLQKSDIREIRDYRGFLDTKARDAKDEAAKLELVNTYVNTHVKRVEDYRLYAADDVWSPPVNTLTIGGDCEDISLVKYWGLRRLGFAAEDLFLIFGLSTFKTPPEGHAVLGARLRDKRVYVLDILETSVIPGNDLTHFEPAYAINTIGFWQVDYADRKDGDAWRMQFQMTGTGG, from the coding sequence ATGTCCCAGCAGAACCCCAACCGTCGCGGCGCGATCCAAGGTCTTCTGTTGGTCGTGGGAAGCTTGTCGGCCGTCGCCGGTCCGGCTCTCTCTCAGACTCGCAGGGACGGTCCCTGGCTGATCACCAAGACCGACTACCCGCCCCGCCTGAAGGCCAGACTGGTTGCGCTGGAACAGGGGTGGACGGCCACCGATGTGGTGCTCCAGAAGAGCGATATCCGCGAAATCCGTGACTACCGCGGCTTTCTCGACACCAAGGCCAGGGACGCGAAGGACGAGGCGGCCAAGCTGGAGTTGGTGAACACCTATGTGAACACCCACGTCAAACGCGTCGAGGACTACAGGCTGTACGCGGCGGATGACGTCTGGTCTCCGCCGGTCAACACCCTGACGATCGGCGGCGATTGCGAGGACATCTCGCTGGTCAAGTACTGGGGTTTGCGCCGGCTGGGATTCGCGGCCGAGGACCTGTTTCTGATCTTCGGCCTGTCGACGTTCAAGACCCCGCCGGAGGGGCACGCGGTGCTCGGCGCGCGGTTGCGGGACAAGCGTGTCTACGTCCTGGATATCCTGGAGACCTCGGTGATCCCGGGCAACGATCTCACCCATTTCGAACCGGCCTACGCGATCAATACGATCGGCTTCTGGCAAGTGGACTATGCCGATCGCAAGGACGGCGACGCCTGGCGCATGCAGTTCCAGATGACCGGTACAGGCGGCTAG
- the purH gene encoding bifunctional phosphoribosylaminoimidazolecarboxamide formyltransferase/IMP cyclohydrolase, with translation MPAAPDYPSAPDLVAPKRALLSVSDKTGLVEAAQILHAAGVELVSTGGTKAAIAAAGVPVKDVSDLTQFPEMMDGRVKTLHPIVHGGLLGVRDAPEHAKAMTDHGIGGIDILYVNLYPFEATVAKGGSYAECVENIDIGGPAMIRSAAKNHGYVAVCTDPTDLSEVLEALKTGGTTLALRQTLAARAYARTAAYDAAISTWFAAQLGQDFPARKAIAGELRQVMRYGENPHQKAAFYAFPNPRVGVATATQLQGKELSYNNINDTDAAFELIAEFDPAQGPAVAIIKHANPCGVAVGGTQREAYERALACDPTSAFGGIVAVNSRLTREAALAMVEIFTEVVIAPEADDDAIEVFAAKKNLRLLVTGGLPDALSTGDTFKSVAGGFLVQSRDDARIKASDLKIVTQRQPTDEEVRDMLFAFTVGKHVKSNAIVYARAGQTLGVGAGQMNRKDSARIAALRAADFGLDLKGCACASEAFFPFADGLIQAAEAGATAIIQPGGSMRDPEVIEAADKLGLTMAFTGVRVFRH, from the coding sequence GTGCCCGCCGCCCCCGACTATCCGTCCGCCCCCGATCTCGTCGCCCCAAAGCGCGCCCTCCTGTCGGTTTCCGACAAGACCGGCCTGGTCGAGGCCGCCCAGATCCTGCACGCGGCCGGGGTCGAGCTGGTCTCCACCGGCGGCACCAAGGCGGCGATCGCGGCGGCCGGCGTCCCGGTCAAGGACGTCTCGGACCTGACCCAGTTCCCCGAGATGATGGACGGCCGGGTCAAGACCCTGCATCCGATCGTCCACGGCGGCCTGCTGGGCGTGCGCGACGCCCCCGAGCACGCCAAGGCGATGACCGACCACGGCATCGGCGGCATCGATATCCTGTACGTGAACCTCTATCCGTTCGAGGCCACGGTCGCGAAGGGCGGTTCCTACGCCGAATGCGTCGAGAACATCGACATCGGCGGCCCGGCCATGATCCGCTCGGCGGCCAAGAACCACGGCTATGTCGCCGTCTGCACCGATCCGACCGACCTTTCCGAAGTGCTGGAAGCGCTGAAGACCGGCGGCACGACCCTGGCCCTGCGCCAGACCCTGGCGGCCCGCGCCTATGCCCGCACGGCCGCCTATGACGCGGCGATCTCCACCTGGTTCGCCGCCCAGCTGGGCCAGGACTTCCCGGCCCGCAAGGCCATCGCCGGCGAGCTGCGCCAAGTGATGCGCTATGGCGAGAACCCGCACCAGAAGGCGGCCTTCTACGCCTTCCCGAACCCGCGCGTCGGGGTGGCCACGGCCACCCAGCTGCAGGGCAAGGAGCTCAGCTACAACAACATCAACGACACCGACGCGGCCTTCGAGCTGATCGCCGAGTTCGATCCGGCCCAGGGTCCGGCCGTGGCGATCATCAAGCACGCCAATCCCTGCGGCGTGGCCGTGGGCGGAACCCAGCGCGAAGCCTATGAGCGGGCCCTGGCCTGCGACCCGACCTCGGCCTTCGGCGGCATCGTCGCCGTCAACTCGCGCCTGACCCGCGAGGCCGCCTTGGCGATGGTCGAGATCTTCACCGAGGTGGTGATCGCCCCGGAAGCCGACGACGACGCCATCGAAGTGTTCGCCGCCAAGAAGAACCTGCGCCTGCTGGTGACCGGCGGTCTGCCGGACGCCCTGTCGACCGGCGACACCTTCAAGTCGGTGGCCGGCGGCTTCCTGGTTCAATCCCGCGACGACGCCCGCATCAAGGCCTCGGACCTGAAGATCGTCACCCAGCGTCAGCCCACGGACGAGGAAGTGCGCGACATGCTGTTCGCCTTCACCGTGGGCAAGCACGTCAAGTCCAACGCCATCGTCTACGCCCGCGCCGGCCAGACCCTGGGCGTCGGCGCGGGCCAGATGAACCGCAAGGACAGCGCGCGCATCGCCGCGCTCCGGGCCGCCGATTTCGGCCTAGACCTGAAGGGCTGCGCCTGCGCGTCGGAGGCTTTCTTCCCGTTCGCCGACGGTCTGATCCAGGCCGCCGAAGCCGGCGCCACGGCGATCATCCAGCCGGGCGGTTCGATGCGCGATCCGGAAGTGATCGAAGCCGCCGACAAGCTGGGCCTGACCATGGCCTTCACTGGCGTGCGCGTCTTCCGCCACTAG